In one Oncorhynchus nerka isolate Pitt River linkage group LG7, Oner_Uvic_2.0, whole genome shotgun sequence genomic region, the following are encoded:
- the cebpb gene encoding CCAAT/enhancer-binding protein beta — MEVAGFYDGDCFAFQSRNSIISPISDNSTCKQRVDGSMTELGIAEHEKAIDFSDYLDPAAAHCQLVTHNETQQRGGGVFASFLAEESRIKRLSSLEQNYRNYISLNERETSAHANPREPYVLGYPELQETRVDTVFSPEFLGNHFKTGERDDLQEDQRMDNNGSSGYDMRYLHYQSTPSGSLGNISTASSSSSSPPGTPAPSGKGRSPLQGGKMSSGGKGKKRLEKDSEEYKQRRERNNLAVRKSRDKAKIRNMETQHKVLELAAENDRLQKRVEQLSRELATLRNLLSATGQC, encoded by the coding sequence ATGGAAGTGGCCGGCTTCTACGACGGGGATTGCTTTGCTTTCCAGAGTAGAAACAGCATTATCAGTCCCATTAGCGACAACAGCACTTGCAAGCAGCGCGTTGACGGCTCGATGACGGAGCTTGGCATAGCCGAGCACGAGAAAGCAATTGATTTCAGCGACTACTTGGATCCAGCTGCTGCGCACTGTCAACTAGTAACACACAACGaaacacagcagagagggggaggcgtATTCGCTAGTTTCCTTGCCGAGGAAAGCAGGATAAAGAGACTTTCATCATTAGAACAAAACTACAGAAACTACATCTCTCTCAACGAGCGGGAGACAAGTGCGCACGCCAACCCTAGGGAGCCATACGTCCTGGGCTATCCTGAACTGCAGGAGACCCGTGTGGACACCGTGTTCAGCCCCGAGTTTCTTGGGAACCACTTTAAAACCGGTGAAAGAGACGATCTTCAAGAGGACCAAAGAATGGACAACAACGGTTCGTCTGGCTACGACATGAGGTATCTTCATTACCAGTCGACTCCAAGTGGCAGCCTTGGTAACATTTCCACTGCGTCCTCGTCTTCCTCAAGTCCACCCGGCACACCTGCCCCGTCAGGTAAAGGCAGGTCGCCTTTGCAGGGCGGGAAAATGTCATCTGGTGGCAAGGGGAAGAAGCGACTGGAAAAGGACAGTGAGGAATATAAGCAGAGGCGGGAGAGAAACAACCTTGCCGTTAGAAAGAGCAGGGATAAAGCCAAAATACGCAATATGGAGACGCAACACAAAGTGCTGGAACTGGCCGCAGAGAATGACCGTTTACAAAAACGCGTGGAGCAGCTGTCAAGAGAGCTTGCCACTCTGCGTAACTTGCTCTCTGCCACCGGTCAGTGTTAG